In Longimicrobiaceae bacterium, the following proteins share a genomic window:
- a CDS encoding DUF4956 domain-containing protein — protein sequence MQNDRNEQRPESETLLTGTTRPEDEPRDAGRDGKGEPPRPAAPPAPALPPAPKRRRGASRWRRLDAFRQLPLLLLLVYYALLIAVDAALVTLVPTVRRAFVQPDIAPDGGAEGVDVLTSVSVRGIGDTLLPTLNATVDRALITLLVILGALSLVVPVAWIYMRVKRFRYDPALVRSVIILPVVVAGIAMVVKNSIALAFSLAGIVAAVRFRNTLKDPRDAVYVFLAIGIGLSAGVQALDVALMMSLVFNVVVLVLWRYNVGSIYSGSYARTGILSVGDGNLLVAQSPDAQRQIRRRLLDDADQLRSDGILLVHSPDPTLARQTVQEALGDMASDWMLSDIVARDREISTLEYVIRLKKKVMPVDLVGALDERWSTQLAAAEYIPFRIRRRKRGKKGKKGKKKNKDKKEGSQ from the coding sequence ATGCAGAACGACCGGAACGAGCAGCGACCCGAGTCCGAAACCCTCCTGACCGGAACCACGCGGCCGGAGGACGAACCGCGGGATGCCGGGCGCGACGGGAAGGGGGAGCCCCCCCGCCCCGCCGCGCCCCCGGCACCCGCGCTCCCGCCCGCCCCGAAGCGGCGGCGCGGAGCGAGCCGGTGGAGGCGCCTCGACGCGTTCCGCCAGCTCCCGCTCCTCCTCCTGCTCGTCTACTACGCGCTGCTGATCGCCGTGGACGCGGCGCTGGTGACCCTGGTCCCCACGGTGCGGCGGGCCTTCGTGCAGCCCGACATCGCCCCCGATGGCGGCGCGGAGGGGGTGGACGTCCTCACCTCCGTTTCGGTGCGCGGCATCGGCGACACGCTGCTGCCCACGCTGAACGCCACCGTGGACCGGGCGCTCATCACCCTGCTGGTGATCCTGGGCGCCCTGTCGCTGGTGGTGCCCGTGGCCTGGATCTACATGCGGGTCAAGCGCTTCCGGTACGATCCGGCGCTGGTCCGCTCGGTCATCATCCTCCCGGTGGTGGTGGCCGGGATCGCCATGGTGGTCAAGAACAGCATCGCGCTGGCCTTCAGCCTGGCGGGGATCGTGGCGGCGGTCCGCTTCCGCAACACGCTCAAGGACCCGCGCGACGCCGTCTACGTCTTCCTCGCCATCGGCATCGGCCTTTCCGCCGGGGTGCAGGCGCTCGACGTGGCGCTGATGATGTCGCTGGTCTTCAACGTGGTGGTCCTGGTCCTGTGGAGGTACAACGTCGGCTCCATCTACAGCGGGAGCTACGCGCGCACCGGGATCCTCTCCGTGGGCGACGGGAATCTCCTGGTGGCCCAGTCGCCGGACGCGCAGCGGCAGATCCGGCGGCGGCTCCTGGACGACGCGGACCAGCTCCGCTCCGACGGGATCCTCCTGGTGCACTCGCCCGACCCCACCCTGGCCCGGCAGACGGTGCAGGAGGCGCTCGGCGACATGGCGAGCGACTGGATGCTCTCCGACATCGTCGCCCGGGACCGCGAGATCTCCACGCTGGAGTACGTGATCCGGCTGAAGAAGAAGGTGATGCCGGTGGACCTGGTCGGCGCGCTGGACGAGCGCTGGTCCACGCAGCTCGCCGCGGCCGAGTACATCCCGTTCCGGATCCGCAGGCGCAAGCGCGGCAAGAAGGGGAAGAAGGGCAAGAAGAAGAACAAGGACAAGAAGGAAGGAAGCCAGTGA
- a CDS encoding DNA polymerase IV, with protein sequence MRDTAATPGTAGQGGAPRRILLADCDMFFVQVAKLEDPEGVGRLELVLVGGRPEERGVVTSASYGARRFGVRSGMPTSQAVRLCPGATVVPVPRGACSRRSREVEAVLRRFAPVVEAASIDEFYLDLTGTERLYGGEPLERTAERIRRAVREQAGISISLGGGTTRTIAKMSTRLAKPEGIHVVPAGEEQAFMLRWEVRDLPSVGPVMAEELRRRGVRTVREALAVDEATLSLWLGESRGRWLFQRVRGIDPTPVGEAAETKSVSHERTFAADLKGDDEIEAELLRLATETGATLRRKGLRGRTVTVKVRDGDFRDRQASRTLPEAVESDRAIHDTARALLARLREQRRTPVRLLGVGVSTLAATDAPGQMALFDAAFVETEKDRSLSRAADAIRARFGAGALQPGRILGGRPGNRE encoded by the coding sequence ATGCGCGACACCGCGGCAACCCCCGGCACCGCCGGCCAGGGCGGCGCCCCCCGGCGCATTCTCCTGGCCGACTGCGACATGTTCTTCGTGCAGGTGGCGAAGCTGGAGGACCCCGAGGGCGTGGGGCGCCTGGAGCTGGTGCTGGTGGGCGGGCGCCCGGAGGAGCGCGGCGTGGTGACCTCCGCCTCGTATGGCGCCCGCCGCTTCGGGGTGCGCTCCGGGATGCCGACGTCGCAGGCGGTGCGCCTCTGCCCGGGCGCCACGGTGGTCCCGGTGCCCCGGGGTGCGTGCAGCCGCCGCTCCCGCGAGGTGGAGGCGGTCCTCCGCCGCTTCGCCCCCGTGGTGGAGGCGGCCTCCATCGACGAGTTCTACCTGGACCTCACCGGGACGGAGCGCCTCTACGGCGGGGAACCGCTGGAGCGCACCGCGGAGCGGATCCGCCGCGCGGTGCGCGAGCAGGCGGGGATCTCCATCTCGCTGGGCGGGGGGACCACCCGCACCATTGCCAAGATGTCCACCCGGCTCGCCAAGCCGGAGGGGATCCACGTGGTGCCGGCGGGGGAGGAGCAGGCGTTCATGCTGCGGTGGGAGGTGCGCGACCTCCCTTCCGTGGGGCCGGTGATGGCGGAGGAGCTGCGCCGGCGCGGGGTGCGCACCGTACGCGAGGCGCTGGCGGTGGACGAAGCCACGCTCTCCCTGTGGCTGGGGGAGAGCCGGGGGCGCTGGCTCTTCCAGCGGGTGCGGGGGATCGACCCCACCCCCGTGGGCGAGGCCGCGGAGACCAAGTCGGTGAGCCACGAGCGGACCTTCGCCGCCGACCTGAAGGGCGACGACGAGATCGAGGCCGAGCTGCTCCGCCTGGCGACGGAGACCGGCGCCACGCTGCGGCGCAAGGGACTGCGCGGCCGGACCGTCACGGTGAAGGTGCGCGACGGGGACTTCCGCGACCGGCAGGCGAGCCGCACCCTCCCGGAGGCGGTGGAGTCCGACCGGGCCATCCACGACACCGCCCGCGCCCTCCTCGCGCGCCTCCGCGAGCAGCGCCGCACCCCGGTGCGGCTGCTGGGGGTGGGCGTCTCCACCCTGGCCGCCACCGACGCGCCCGGCCAGATGGCGCTCTTCGACGCCGCCTTCGTGGAAACGGAGAAGGACCGCTCCCTCTCCCGCGCCGCGGACGCGATCCGCGCCCGCTTCGGAGCCGGCGCGCTGCAGCCCGGCCGCATCCTCGGCGGACGGCCAGGGAACAGGGAATAG
- a CDS encoding metallophosphoesterase produces MIRSLCAATVAALLAGGCAKPVYNLGKVIGAVSPDSVALDLFLIGDAGLPAPRGEPVLQALKRTLRWDPHRSYVVFLGDNVYPAGLPPEGHPYRKEAERILDEQVEVLRDTRTRGLFVPGNHDWEAGGNGGWDAVQRQAEYVLDRGNGLAEYLPRGGCPGPEVVDVGEEVRIVALDTQWWLHDGPKPRTASSGCAAVSDQQVIDSVRAVLRSAGRRATVVVAHHPLVSGGEHGGYFDWPTYVFPLYPWARKGGFGDQDVSSSGYRRMIRVLSTAFVPEPPLVYAAGHEHNLQVLRRDPARYLLVSGGGIYGHITQVRAITGTRYANRASGFMRLSILRDGRVRLAVILVDAEGETTENYSAWLERPRGEPAPAAASIERENDAER; encoded by the coding sequence GTGATCCGATCTCTGTGCGCCGCGACGGTCGCGGCGCTTCTCGCGGGCGGGTGCGCCAAGCCCGTCTACAACCTCGGGAAGGTGATCGGCGCCGTCTCCCCCGACTCGGTGGCGCTGGACCTGTTCCTGATCGGGGACGCCGGGCTCCCGGCGCCCCGGGGCGAGCCCGTGCTCCAGGCGCTGAAGCGCACGCTCCGGTGGGACCCACACCGCAGCTACGTCGTCTTCCTGGGAGACAACGTGTACCCGGCGGGGCTCCCCCCCGAGGGGCACCCGTACCGGAAGGAGGCGGAGCGGATCCTGGACGAGCAGGTGGAGGTGCTCCGCGACACCCGGACCCGCGGGCTCTTCGTCCCCGGGAACCACGACTGGGAGGCCGGCGGGAACGGCGGGTGGGACGCGGTCCAGCGCCAGGCCGAGTACGTCCTGGATCGCGGGAACGGGCTGGCGGAGTACCTCCCCCGCGGCGGGTGCCCCGGCCCGGAGGTGGTGGACGTGGGCGAGGAGGTGCGCATCGTGGCGCTGGACACCCAGTGGTGGCTGCACGACGGGCCCAAGCCCCGCACCGCCTCCAGCGGCTGCGCCGCCGTCAGCGACCAGCAGGTGATCGACTCCGTCCGCGCCGTGCTCCGCAGCGCCGGCCGGCGGGCCACCGTGGTGGTGGCCCACCACCCGCTGGTGTCCGGCGGGGAGCACGGGGGGTACTTCGACTGGCCCACGTACGTGTTCCCCCTGTACCCCTGGGCGCGGAAGGGCGGCTTCGGCGACCAGGACGTGTCGAGCTCCGGGTACCGGCGGATGATCCGCGTCCTGTCCACCGCCTTCGTCCCGGAGCCGCCGCTGGTGTACGCCGCGGGGCACGAGCACAACCTGCAGGTGCTGCGGCGGGACCCGGCGCGCTACCTGCTGGTGAGCGGCGGCGGGATCTACGGGCACATCACGCAGGTGCGGGCGATCACCGGGACCCGCTACGCAAACCGGGCCAGCGGCTTCATGCGCCTCAGCATCCTCCGGGACGGGCGCGTCCGGCTGGCGGTGATCCTGGTGGACGCCGAGGGCGAAACCACGGAGAACTACTCGGCCTGGCTGGAGCGCCCGCGCGGCGAGCCGGCTCCGGCAGCAGCTTCGATCGAACGGGAAAACGATGCAGAGCGGTAG